Proteins encoded together in one Sinorhizobium sp. B11 window:
- the dhaL gene encoding dihydroxyacetone kinase subunit L, translating to MQQFQNARSGEIVLSLADRIIENRAYLSEIDGKIGDGDHGVNMAKGFGMAAERIKGTDMSLAEALDTLGTVLMTEIGGSMGPLYGVMFTQFAETIEKSDAIDAAAFSSMLHNGLDGIQAIGSAKVGDKTLLDTLVPAITAFDTAIGSGKPFAEALHALVAAAEAGRDSTRDLVAKVGRASRLGERSLGVLDAGATSCALILTSLAEGVEPRLQSA from the coding sequence ATGCAGCAATTTCAGAATGCCAGATCGGGTGAAATCGTTCTCTCGTTGGCCGACCGGATCATCGAAAATCGCGCCTATCTGAGCGAAATTGACGGCAAGATCGGAGACGGCGATCACGGCGTCAACATGGCCAAGGGTTTCGGCATGGCCGCCGAGCGCATCAAGGGAACCGACATGTCGCTGGCTGAAGCGCTCGACACGCTCGGCACGGTTCTGATGACGGAGATCGGCGGCTCCATGGGGCCGCTTTACGGCGTGATGTTCACGCAGTTTGCTGAAACCATCGAAAAGTCCGATGCAATCGATGCCGCCGCCTTCAGCTCCATGCTCCACAATGGTCTCGACGGCATTCAGGCGATCGGTTCGGCCAAGGTCGGCGACAAGACATTGCTCGACACACTCGTGCCGGCGATCACTGCATTCGATACGGCAATCGGCAGCGGAAAGCCCTTTGCCGAGGCGCTTCACGCGCTCGTCGCAGCTGCTGAGGCCGGACGCGACAGCACACGCGATCTCGTCGCAAAGGTCGGTCGCGCTAGTCGGCTCGGCGAACGTTCGCTCGGTGTGCTCGATGCGGGCGCGACATCCTGTGCATTGATCCTGACGTCGCTGGCTGAAGGCGTGGAACCGAGGCTGCAGTCGGCCTGA
- a CDS encoding dihydroxyacetone kinase subunit DhaK, whose translation MQRFINNPDEVVEDTVKGFVKAHADIVRQSAQNPRVIAARHAPVAGKVGVITGGGSGHEPAFIGYTGRNMLDAVAVGELFSSPTAKSFLDAAREANGGKGVVCLYGNYAGDNMNVKMAIKLAAKEGIEIATVVANDDVCSASPEEREKRRGVAGEIFMWKCGAARAAEGASLEEVRATAQKAIDNCRSIGVGLGPCTLPSVGHPNFTIEPGTMEVGIGHHGEPGVRVEPLKSARDVAEEMAKIVLEDHQLAAGAEVAVIVSGLGATPLNELYILHDTIESEITGRGLKIHKVYIGNYFTSLEMVGATLTVMALDDELKRLLDVDVQCPAML comes from the coding sequence ATGCAGCGATTTATCAACAATCCGGATGAGGTCGTCGAAGATACCGTCAAAGGTTTCGTCAAGGCTCATGCCGACATCGTAAGGCAATCAGCACAAAATCCCCGTGTCATCGCCGCCCGTCACGCACCAGTCGCCGGCAAGGTGGGCGTCATCACCGGCGGCGGTTCGGGTCATGAACCGGCCTTCATCGGCTATACCGGCCGCAACATGCTGGATGCCGTGGCAGTCGGCGAACTTTTCTCTTCGCCAACCGCAAAGAGCTTCCTCGATGCGGCCCGCGAAGCCAATGGCGGCAAGGGCGTCGTCTGCCTCTATGGCAACTATGCCGGCGACAACATGAATGTGAAGATGGCGATCAAGCTGGCGGCGAAGGAAGGCATCGAGATCGCCACGGTCGTCGCCAATGACGACGTCTGTTCCGCAAGCCCCGAGGAGCGCGAGAAGCGTCGTGGCGTTGCCGGCGAGATCTTCATGTGGAAGTGCGGCGCCGCGAGAGCTGCCGAGGGCGCAAGCCTCGAGGAAGTCAGGGCGACCGCGCAGAAGGCGATCGACAATTGCCGTTCGATCGGTGTCGGCCTCGGCCCCTGTACCCTGCCGTCCGTCGGCCATCCGAATTTCACCATCGAGCCTGGCACGATGGAGGTCGGCATCGGCCACCATGGCGAACCCGGCGTGCGTGTCGAGCCCCTGAAGTCCGCCAGGGACGTCGCGGAGGAGATGGCGAAGATCGTTCTCGAGGATCACCAGCTTGCTGCTGGAGCCGAAGTCGCCGTTATCGTGTCCGGCCTCGGCGCCACGCCGCTTAACGAGCTCTATATTCTCCACGATACTATTGAATCCGAGATCACCGGACGCGGACTGAAGATTCACAAGGTCTATATCGGCAACTATTTCACATCGCTGGAAATGGTCGGCGCGACACTGACCGTGATGGCATTGGACGACGAACTGAAGCGACTGCTGGATGTCGATGTCCAGTGCCCTGCGATGCTCTGA
- a CDS encoding D-threitol dehydrogenase yields MTDSKEVDLNFSLSGKVALVTGGASGIGSAIASAMAAKGAVVAVIDINESVARSKAEELGNGSRSFVCDVSNPQSVENVIAGVEAAFGRIDIAVNSAGVVMLAPAEDLGLDAWDKTIAINLKGTFLVSQAAGRAMIKAGKGGKIINMASQAGTVAIDQHVAYCASKFGVIGLSKTLAAEWGKHGITVNTISPTVVLTDLGRKAWDGPRGEALKQRIPSGRFAFPEEIAAAAVFLASNGADMINGADLLVDGGYTII; encoded by the coding sequence ATGACTGATTCCAAAGAGGTTGACCTGAACTTTTCCCTGAGCGGCAAGGTCGCTCTGGTTACGGGCGGCGCGTCCGGTATCGGCAGCGCCATTGCATCCGCCATGGCCGCCAAGGGCGCTGTCGTTGCCGTCATCGACATCAATGAATCGGTGGCACGGAGCAAGGCTGAAGAACTCGGCAACGGTTCCAGATCCTTTGTCTGTGACGTGTCAAATCCGCAGTCGGTCGAGAATGTGATTGCCGGTGTCGAAGCTGCCTTCGGCCGCATCGATATCGCCGTCAACAGCGCTGGCGTCGTCATGCTTGCGCCAGCCGAGGACCTGGGTCTCGACGCCTGGGACAAGACGATCGCCATCAATCTCAAGGGCACGTTCCTGGTCTCCCAGGCTGCCGGCCGCGCCATGATCAAGGCGGGCAAGGGTGGCAAGATCATCAACATGGCGTCGCAGGCAGGCACCGTCGCGATCGATCAGCACGTCGCCTACTGTGCTTCGAAATTCGGCGTCATCGGTCTTTCCAAGACACTTGCCGCCGAATGGGGCAAACACGGCATTACCGTCAACACCATCTCTCCGACAGTCGTCCTGACCGATCTCGGCAGGAAGGCATGGGATGGCCCGCGCGGCGAGGCGCTGAAACAGCGCATTCCCTCCGGTCGCTTTGCTTTTCCGGAGGAGATTGCGGCCGCGGCGGTGTTCCTGGCTTCCAATGGTGCCGATATGATCAACGGCGCGGACCTTCTGGTCGACGGCGGTTACACCATTATCTGA
- a CDS encoding substrate-binding domain-containing protein: protein MRMLLIALASATALLATSAAAQERIKIGAAPYGLNAEFMQIWTAALQDHPAVKSGEVELTVFDGRYDALVQQDQFKTMITQKYNAIIFAPIDVDAGAAAVQSAVDAGIPVIGSNTRVNSDQLTSYVGSDDTVSGYLEAKSVLDKIGCKGNVVIIEGPVGQSAQIQRLEGNKKALAECPDVKVLEDQTANWSRAEAQTLMENWLTAHPNQINGIIGQNDEMALGAIEAVKAAGLDVKSFAIAGIDGVTDALRAVKAGEMTSILQDARAQAQGALDLAIFNAKKGDYKPESDIWTTYKDMPWNGGKDKTYNVPWTPVTAENVDQLLSTRK, encoded by the coding sequence ATGAGAATGCTTCTGATTGCGCTTGCTTCGGCAACGGCGCTGCTGGCAACGTCTGCCGCAGCCCAGGAAAGGATCAAGATCGGCGCAGCACCTTACGGCCTCAACGCAGAATTCATGCAGATCTGGACGGCAGCGCTCCAGGACCACCCGGCCGTCAAGAGCGGCGAAGTCGAACTGACGGTTTTCGACGGCCGTTATGATGCGCTGGTCCAGCAGGACCAGTTCAAGACGATGATCACGCAGAAGTACAACGCGATCATCTTCGCCCCGATCGACGTCGATGCCGGTGCGGCCGCCGTCCAGTCGGCTGTTGATGCCGGCATTCCGGTCATCGGTTCCAACACTCGCGTCAACTCCGATCAGCTGACATCCTATGTCGGTTCCGACGATACTGTGTCCGGCTATCTCGAAGCCAAGAGCGTTCTGGACAAGATCGGCTGCAAGGGTAATGTCGTTATCATCGAAGGCCCGGTCGGTCAGTCCGCCCAGATCCAGCGTCTGGAAGGCAACAAGAAGGCGCTTGCCGAGTGCCCGGATGTGAAGGTTCTCGAAGACCAGACGGCAAACTGGTCGCGCGCGGAGGCCCAGACGCTGATGGAAAACTGGCTGACGGCTCATCCGAACCAGATCAACGGTATCATCGGCCAGAACGATGAAATGGCGCTTGGCGCCATCGAAGCGGTCAAGGCTGCCGGTCTCGACGTCAAGAGCTTCGCGATCGCCGGCATCGACGGCGTCACCGATGCCCTGCGTGCGGTCAAGGCGGGCGAAATGACGTCGATCCTGCAAGATGCGCGCGCTCAGGCTCAGGGCGCCCTGGATCTGGCGATCTTTAATGCCAAGAAGGGCGACTACAAGCCGGAGTCCGATATCTGGACCACCTACAAGGACATGCCTTGGAACGGCGGTAAGGATAAGACCTACAATGTTCCGTGGACCCCGGTGACGGCTGAAAACGTCGATCAGCTGCTGTCGACCCGCAAGTGA
- a CDS encoding ABC transporter permease: protein MSVSENKSTGGWFKTEQRRLIVQEYGIFLAFLILVIILSFSNEFFLTGGNISNVLLQTSINGVLAIGMTFVILTRGIDLSVGSVVALAGIVSASFATTSATAGVIGSPYPVGVGLLVGVFVGIICGSISGVIVSRFSVPAFVATLGMLSAARGMTLIYGGGRPVPALTPAFRWIGTGDVFGVPAPVIVLAVVFAVSWWILNRTRFGRYIYAVGGNPHAAKTSGINTDRIRFTVYVISGGLAGLAGILLSARTGSGLPQAGVAYELDAIAAVVIGGTSLSGGVGRVTGTLIGALIIGVMNNGLDLMGIQSYYQQVLKGALIVGAVMLDQKRNFGA from the coding sequence GTGTCAGTGAGTGAGAACAAGAGTACGGGTGGCTGGTTCAAGACGGAACAGCGGCGCCTGATCGTGCAGGAATACGGGATCTTCCTCGCGTTCCTGATCCTGGTCATTATCCTGTCGTTCTCGAACGAATTCTTCCTGACCGGCGGCAATATCTCCAACGTGCTGCTGCAGACGTCGATCAACGGCGTGCTGGCGATCGGCATGACCTTCGTCATCCTGACGCGCGGTATCGACCTGTCGGTCGGCTCGGTCGTCGCGCTCGCCGGCATCGTCAGTGCAAGTTTTGCAACGACGTCTGCTACGGCGGGCGTCATCGGCTCGCCTTATCCGGTCGGCGTCGGCCTGCTCGTCGGCGTGTTCGTCGGCATCATCTGCGGTTCGATCTCGGGTGTGATTGTCTCACGTTTCTCGGTGCCGGCCTTCGTAGCGACACTCGGCATGCTTTCGGCTGCCCGCGGCATGACGCTGATCTACGGCGGCGGTCGTCCGGTCCCCGCGCTGACACCTGCCTTCCGCTGGATCGGCACCGGCGACGTGTTCGGCGTTCCCGCGCCGGTCATCGTGCTTGCCGTCGTCTTCGCGGTCTCCTGGTGGATCCTCAACCGCACGCGCTTCGGCCGCTACATCTATGCCGTCGGCGGCAATCCGCATGCAGCCAAGACTTCGGGCATCAATACCGATCGTATCCGTTTCACCGTCTATGTCATCTCGGGCGGCCTGGCAGGGCTTGCGGGTATTCTGCTCAGCGCCCGTACCGGTTCGGGTCTGCCGCAGGCAGGTGTCGCCTATGAGCTGGACGCGATCGCGGCAGTCGTCATCGGCGGGACAAGCCTTTCCGGCGGCGTTGGCCGTGTGACGGGAACACTGATTGGCGCCCTCATCATCGGTGTCATGAACAATGGCCTCGATCTGATGGGTATTCAGTCCTACTACCAGCAGGTCCTGAAGGGTGCCCTGATTGTCGGCGCCGTCATGCTCGACCAGAAACGAAATTTCGGAGCTTGA
- a CDS encoding sugar ABC transporter ATP-binding protein, whose protein sequence is MEFLLEVEGLRKSFGGVAALRDGRFQLRAGSVHALCGGNGAGKSTFLKILMGIYKRDAGSIRRRGQEVDFSSPADALASGIAIIEQELSPVPHMTVAENIYLGREPSTRFGGIDFRSMNRAAQKLLDELEFDIRATQYMMNLSVAQMQLVEIAKALSHDAEVIFMDEPTSAIGEREAQQLFAAIRHLQAQGRGIVYVSHRLSEIFQIADSYTAFRDGSFIGAGALSEIDRPSLIRMIVGRELAEEYVKTNRPTSDVGLEVNALSCPNKIKDISFAAHKGEIFGIYGLMGSGRTEIFNCLFGLDKPSAGRISVDGAPILVSKPSDAMAHGLALVTEDRKQTGLNLSDSVRANICMASLPALSPAFAMDHAKELDASRRMREQFQIKAARDTMPVSGLSGGNQQKVVLGKWFLRNPKVLLLDEPTRGVDVGAKREIYRIICDFAEGGGTVVMISSEIDEVLGMSDRIMVMRGGKSAGIYSREETNAQSLVHLST, encoded by the coding sequence GTGGAATTTTTGTTGGAAGTGGAGGGGCTCAGGAAGTCCTTTGGCGGTGTCGCGGCCCTGCGCGACGGCCGCTTCCAACTTCGCGCCGGCTCGGTTCACGCGCTCTGCGGCGGTAATGGCGCCGGCAAATCGACTTTCCTGAAAATCCTGATGGGCATTTACAAGCGCGATGCCGGCTCGATCCGCCGCCGTGGCCAGGAAGTGGATTTCTCCAGTCCTGCGGATGCTCTCGCATCCGGTATTGCCATTATCGAGCAGGAGCTGAGCCCGGTTCCACACATGACGGTTGCCGAGAACATCTATCTCGGCCGTGAACCGTCTACCCGTTTCGGCGGCATTGATTTCCGCAGCATGAACCGGGCGGCGCAGAAGCTGCTCGACGAGCTGGAGTTCGACATCCGGGCCACCCAATACATGATGAACCTATCGGTCGCGCAGATGCAGCTGGTAGAGATCGCTAAGGCACTGAGCCATGACGCCGAAGTCATCTTCATGGATGAGCCGACCTCGGCCATCGGCGAGCGTGAAGCCCAGCAGCTCTTTGCGGCGATCCGCCACCTGCAGGCCCAGGGGCGTGGCATCGTCTACGTCTCGCACCGCCTGTCGGAAATCTTTCAGATTGCCGATTCCTATACGGCTTTCCGCGACGGCTCCTTCATCGGTGCCGGCGCCTTGTCGGAGATCGACCGGCCGAGCCTGATCCGCATGATTGTCGGACGGGAACTCGCCGAGGAATATGTCAAGACCAATAGGCCGACGTCGGATGTCGGTCTGGAGGTCAACGCGCTTTCCTGCCCGAACAAGATCAAGGATATTTCATTTGCCGCACACAAGGGCGAGATCTTCGGCATTTACGGGCTCATGGGCTCCGGGCGTACCGAAATCTTCAATTGTCTCTTCGGTCTCGACAAGCCGTCCGCCGGACGCATCTCGGTTGATGGCGCGCCGATCCTCGTCTCGAAGCCCTCGGATGCGATGGCTCATGGATTGGCGCTGGTCACCGAAGACCGCAAGCAGACTGGCCTCAATCTGTCGGACTCAGTTCGCGCCAATATCTGCATGGCGAGCCTGCCGGCACTGAGCCCGGCCTTTGCCATGGACCATGCGAAGGAACTGGACGCCAGCCGGCGGATGCGCGAGCAGTTTCAAATCAAGGCAGCACGCGACACCATGCCGGTATCTGGCCTTTCCGGCGGCAATCAGCAGAAGGTCGTCCTCGGCAAGTGGTTCCTGCGCAACCCCAAGGTCCTGCTGCTGGATGAGCCAACGCGCGGCGTCGATGTCGGGGCCAAGCGTGAAATCTATCGCATCATCTGCGACTTCGCGGAAGGCGGCGGCACTGTGGTGATGATCTCATCGGAAATCGACGAAGTTCTCGGCATGTCGGACCGCATCATGGTGATGCGCGGCGGCAAGAGCGCCGGAATATACAGCCGGGAGGAGACGAATGCCCAATCACTCGTCCACTTATCAACCTGA